The Octopus bimaculoides isolate UCB-OBI-ISO-001 chromosome 1, ASM119413v2, whole genome shotgun sequence genome contains the following window.
ATAGATACAAAGTTAATGCTGTAAAAATAATTTGTTACTTGAGAATACAATATAAGTTTTAGTAAAATgagataaagggaaaaaaaaaaaaaagaaactaaattgaATGCaaactactaacaataataataacatcgaaaaataccttaggaatgagaacccaggttcaaaatttccccaagacacccgaagaaggctggagggtatatcagccgaaacgttaaaaataattacttttcatAAATATCCAGAAATTTGACCCTGCTTCAAAAAATCCATATCACttgttttgaataatttttaaagtTTGCCTTGCATTCTCTGTTCAATGGTATGTTTTCTCAACAAGTGAAGCTGTGCATTTATAATACCTATTCATATTTTATACAgttcttttaatttatatcactatttatataatttttttactgtCCTATTGTAAAGaacatttatttctgtatactatataaaaaaattaaacatcaagAAGGTTTAAAAATTGATATTGTATCTCTTATAATGCAAAGGAATTAATCAATCACATGGGGAAAAAAGTCATGTGGTCTGCAAGTTCAACCCCCTGCATGATATTTATTAGGCTAAAATGGAAGctccttgtttgtgtgtttatagcaAGAAGATATACACATTGCTAAGAAATTACCTATAAATTAGTGtatcaaatgaaaaatactttttCACCTTTTCCCACCTGGACTGACATTCGCTTTCAAGATTAGTTTCAAACTTTTGTACAAAGTCAGTAATTctaaccatggtggaatttgaactcagaacataaagagacaaaatgttgctaagcattttgcctggtatgctaacaattctgccagcccaccgccttcACCTGGACTGAGATTTCCTTCCAATATTGCCACCAGATGTGCAATAAACCAACAATAAGTGTCTTGGAAGCTTGTAACCAAGAATATTTTGTTCACACAtgcatgatataaaataaatctaagaGGCACACACTCACAAGTTACTTGAACTGCAAGTAAATTTTTCCATAGAGACGTTTCTGTAAAAACGCTATTACTAACAAACCAGTGTTAGCAAAAGTTCCAAGTTTTTGGTAGAAATTTTTATAGCAAGCACAAAAATTAAATCCAGCTATCAGAAACTGGAAACAGAGTGCAGCACTGCATAAAAAGTGTCTTAAAACAGTAAACCAATTGCAGTTTTTGTGATTTATAACTTATTGCAATTCTATATCAAAGGTGGTCTTCACTTAAAATCATTTTTAGGTCCCACAAGTGGTTCTGcagcaagtaaaatattaaatccATTTAAGAAACCAAGCATAGAATGCAGTTTCATTAACTGTAAAAGGGCATTAAGACATGATTAATATTCAAACAATtctagtgtgtatatttattcccTTTCACAATCACTTAACCCTGAATGATATTTTACCAACTCTTATACTATCCCATCCACTTAATTCATTTTAGATGTTTGAGTGAACCAGTGCCTTGTTAAATTGTCATGGAAATACTATTAGCTTTATTAGTGGTGTTAAGGAGTCAAACATATCTAATGGCCACATTGCACCGGATATTTTACTAATCTAAAACTTATGAATTTAGACTGGTTTAATAAAACTTTACTTAACATATTGCGATTTTTGAAACTCAATTCAACAAAAGGTTCTTAACCAAATGTTTCATAACTTTGTCTCAAAAACGaatctaattacaggtaaattcaacaaaatattaaattatttaaacatcAACATAGAAAATGAGTTATAAGCCAATTTTCAATGAGTATACAAAATTTTAACAATAGAGAATTGTGCAAATTACTAGATTATTTATTAGTTACAGAGCTTAAAGAGTTAAAGTGGCATACCAAAGTCACTTGAGCTgcagacaaaaatattttctcaaatgtcTCTACAAACAAGCTATTACAAAGTAGCTTTGCAAAAAATACAAGTTGTAGAAATTTTTATAGCAAGCATAAAAATTGAATCCAGCTATCAGAAACTGGGCACAGAGTGCAGCTTGCATATTTCTGCTgtagataaattttaattctacaaCTTACCTAGTAGGCATAAGATGGTTATAATTGCAAACTTTGATGAATGTCTTAATCTTAGATCTCTGCTTCAGCTTCTTTTTGCTCATGCGTTTTGTCACTTTGCGGGGATGTCGGTCAATTCCTGCTACTAAAGCATGGGAATATCCTTTGTCTTGAGTACCTTCATCataattctgaaataaataaataaaagcacttcaggttaaccttttagcattcacattctgtcaaaagtaaagcttatttattcacattgttttgaataaatcatgcagtatcttgcagctttgagattttgataaggtAGTTGtcaatttttagaatgacattgtagggttggttaGAAGCCAGGTCTGACCAGCTTGAGCATAAAATGGGTAGAACATTTTGGTCAGATATAgtcagtttaaacactaaagaaTTAAACATAAAATGGATGTCTTAGTAACTCATATCTACTCCAGTTTATAAATGTCACTGGTTTCAGTTCAGAATATACAAAGATCCCTTTTGTGGttgattcttttctactttagaaatttttaatattagaaatgaaaaattttCAAAAGCCAAAATCTTACTAGTCTCCCAATACAAAAAGCAttcaaaattagaaattggacaaATGACAATGATCTCCAAAGTCTAACACATTGGAAAACTTCTTGCTTCCAGTAAAAGCCTTCTTACAGAGCTGAAAACAAACAGTCCTGAACCAAGAAGATTGTTGATGCAGCAGCTCAACTATTTATTGCAAGAGAGTCAatactttattactattattcttcttcttcactcaAGAAGAGAACAGgcatataataatagataacagAGCTTGAAACTTTGATACTGAAATCTACCCAAATTCCAGAATTGAGTGCCATACCATAATGACAAAAGAAACTTTTGTTCAATCCCAATTTAGTATCTAATTCTGCAAAAGCTTGAAAATTCAACAGatcacaatattttatatattttacacttggaaataacaaaaaacataCGAGAACAGGGATTTCAATGTCACTAATTTCAATAAATACCAACAATCTAATACTTGCTTAAACACAGCCAAAACTCATTGGTTAATACAGGAGCAATGAAGAACCTTCCATAATATGCTTATACCAGTCCACTTGCTTCCAGAAAGGATGGTAACAAATCAGGTATTGTTACCAAATTCTATATTCTCCTAGAAATCAAACAGTCCCAATGAAAACTACACATCCATTGTTATAGTTACTACTAAATGGTTTTTACCTCTAAATTAACATCCAGGTATACACATTACAGAACATTAAGGTGACTGTAATCACTCAACCTAATACAAATAACAGCCCAACTCCCACTATTCCTCTCAAATAACCTACAGTTTTAGTAAAGAACATATCAGATAATGTGGTCTGGATTCTCTGCACATAGGTTGGTCAGGACAGGAGTCTTTTAAAAGTTTGATCAATGAAGGTTGATACATGACTAAATGGCAACTTAAGGAATAATAAATTAATCAACAGAACAGGTATACAATACCTTAACAATGATGGCTTTCCTGCCAGCAAATCTACCGTTCAGGATCAACACCACCTTGTTGGCTTTCATAAACTTCTTCATTGTtgtgctgcaaaaaaaaaatatatatatatatataaatatatatttaagagtttattttaataaaaaaagagaaatcaaatatttattgcaaacagAAACTTTACTAGCAATCCTTGAGATTAGGAATCACTTTCACTTGTCATCCCGTGGTTAATATTTTAAGAGAGATGGCCtgcaaaaaatgttttttgcCCTAAGTTTGCAGGCATCTCTATCATGCTTGAATTCTTTTGCCTTGTTCAgaggtacaggcgtggctgtgtaattaagaagtgcacttcccaactatgtggtttcaggttcagtcctactacatgcaACCTTGGTGCTTTCTGCTGTAGCTataagccaaccaaagccttctgaatgtaTTTGGCTAAATATGTTTCTCCTCTTCACATTACACAACTGGTATGAGtgccaccatcatacaagtggtgttgatTGCTTCCTATCTTCTATGGAAACCTGTCCAGTCACGGAGAAATAGCTTGCATAGAAACAGGTGCAAGTTTTTAAAAAAGGatatttggccatagaaaatctgctccaGCAAATTGATTGACCACCcaagtatgaaaaagtggatgttaaaactgaGGAGAGGTGCATGTTTGTAATCTCCAACATCACGAATCTgaaaaattttgcatttttcaagaagaggtgcgaaactgcattagccccgaGAATTATTAGAAAATTATACAAACTGTAGTTATATCTAGAAATAGCAAGTAGGAAGGCTATCTTAGAGTATTAGTAATaaaccacgtgtgtttatttacatttctgaaGAAGATCGTCGGTTTCcgtaaaattttttatatttttttacatatgggGTTGGGGGGAACggggatcttttgaagtcggcgtaaaagcgaaagagacgtgtgtgtgtgtatgtttgatggggtgtgcgagacaGAAAGGCGGTGTGGATGTGAAGTTCATTGTTAGTATgcgtgaagagagagagacagctgaaatttaaatttttattcactttttgtagtgagtgaatgtgtaaatGAGgacagagaataagagagagaggtatgtatgtatgaatggcttcaatgacacatatatacatagctgtacatatgcatatatacacacatatataaacgtaaatgtatttgtgtgtgtgtgtgtgtacgtatatatataggcatacatctatctataatTTGCAGTAAATAGATGAAGTTTAGCcattactttatttcaattaatgccAGTTTCGTTAAACAACCACACATGCGGCGGTCACTAACAtgtggcgaaggtaaagaatacgtacactcggtggttagggttagagtttttgttacgccgaaaaccgATGGTTTCCTTTACCTCTGCCTATGTTTTAACTCAATCAACAACGAAAGTGGTGGCCTAATCAAGTATTGCcaagttgttttatatttttcgaaGCCATATTGTTTGTTTCgtaatttaatttaaatggaaaaatatataggTTCGCAGTTTTGAAATAGAGTTGAATTTCTCGTTTTTTAAGTGCATATCTATGAATTTGGGGATTGAATATTTAATTTCGCTCAGTATAAACTAGTCAAGTCTTCCTAAATCACTAATATAAAAAATTagggtaatttttcagatcaacacccgcacgattacctaaccctaaacccgtaacaccctagtgaaaatcgtgcgggtgttaatctgaaaaattaccaatatTAGAAGCCAGTAATTACATATTTCTAAAGAGTCCCAATATATTTATAAGACACAGTAGCGATAACCGAGCTGGAAATACACGTCTTAATAACTAACCATGTGATAGGAAAATGGTTTGCTTCGGCTAATGTCAATTGGAAATATCAAAAATACGTTCATATATTATGAAGAGGTGAATTCCAAAGTTGTGCATATCGTAAGACGTAAATACTGCTTTAAGATAGAAGACATTCAACTTCACTACACATGTGATTCAGCCTCCATTAGagattatatatagaaaatatgaactTTTAAAATTATGACTATTTACCAATAGAGAGGACAAATTTGCTTTCTTTTGTAAGACTTCGTGGAATTGTAataaaagagaaatgttaaaatataatgcatatgtgaTGATTGACAACATAAATGCACACGACAGAAtcgtaattctaaaaataattcaactttaaatgaattataattttaaaaatatgaacattAATAAAACATAAACACTTCATTTAATAACAAAATTGCAAAACACAATTAATAATTTGCAGTAAATAGACGATTCACAATGATTTCGTTATAAGAGAAATTTTTACCGACATTACCTTGCACACGGGGCAACCGGAAAAGGAAAGACTGACGAGATTTTACGTGAATGAACGTAATTTCACGAAGTTTCAATGTTGATATAAAATAACGCTGTAGATGGACGGAAAACGAAAagtaattttcaatgaaatattgctattaaaatttatagcaaaaaaatgttattggtgccataaaaataaagtattttgcgacgaacttattaattaaaaatgatttcttcTTTAAAGCATTTAGCATTGACTTTATAGTTAATTGTATTTCAAAACTATAGAAAACggtgagctttttttttttaaagggagaTTACTGTATCTTCATAATTGCACAAAAAGTAAACTACTCACTTCAGGTTAATCTGTAAGTTGCGTGTTGATAAATTGATCCAAATTTTAAAGATGGGGAAGAAAAAGCAGAAGGATCAAGAAAAGGTAACGAAaagttataaatttactaaaTCTGACAATATTGATAATTCTGATGATTCAACGCCAAAGATTATACTAAATaccaatatggaaaaaaaattgattacgATGATACTTGAttggaaaaaaagtaaaatacttGTAAAAGACGTCAGTGAAAGAATGACAACAAAAAGATTGACGGATGTATATACTTGTTTGGCGCGTGCCGGTTTCAAACACAACCAGATAGAGTCTGCTATGAGGAGCACACTGATATATGGCGGTGATCTTGTTGATTCTCTGGACTGGCTCTGTCTCAATATTGCAAATGACGATCTTCCTTCAGAATTTTCCGAAGcgttaaaaagagaagaaataaaaaggcGACCAGGATTTAAAGAAGAGCAGGTAGATAAATCGCAAATTTCTTCTGGTTATCAAGTAGTTGAAAAACCTGTCCAAAAAACAAGTGAGAATAAGGACAGCCGTTTGCCCGAGGGAGAAGGCGGAAAAAAAGACTGGGTGAAAAACTGGATTATGCAATATGCTGAAGAAGAATCTGACAGTGATTTAGAAGAAAACGCTGCACCGATAGatccaaatataaaatacaaaactttaaGTTCTTCTTTAGATTCTACAATAGTACTCGCTGAACAAGCGAAAAAATCTGGAAACAAAGAAAAGCATAGAGAATACTCAAAAAAGATCCGGCAAATGCGGCTAGATATGGACGAATTAGCTACCCATCCAGACTTTGATCGTAAACTTGCTGGAATTTCTCTTTTAGCACCAACCAAACCTGAACCTAAACCTTCCAAAGTACAGCCTCCGAGTTTGACCGTATCAAATGCTAGTTCAGGTACTGGAACTAATAAAGCCTTGTCTAAGGATAGCTGCAACTCAGATGTATCAAAAAGCACACCAGTAACAGCAAGGCCAAAATCCTCCAAGAAAGCTAGTGATGAAGATCTTGCTCTTGATATGTTAGAGAATATGGCAATTGGTGATGCACCAAAACCTTTGcctgagaaaaagaaaggagcATCACATATAGTTAGCCGTAGTTTTGAGTACACAAAACAACAATGGACTGGGAAATCACCTAAACAATTCCTTAATGACTGGACTCGGAAAAACCTCCCTAAAAGTGACTTAGCCCATTATGAAAGAGTCCATGTGAAAAACTTTTACAAATGCAAATCTTCCATTTCCAAGAAAGATGGTTCTCAACTTACTGTTATACCAGACATCCTTTGCCCCTCTGTAAAAGAAGCTGAACATGTTGGCTCTACTCTGTTACTCTATAATCTTTGCAGAGGACAACCAATCTATCAGTTACTTCCACCTCCTTATCGAGATTTATGGCTAGAATGGATGGAAGCAGAAAGAATTAGTAAACTGAGAGCACAAGAAATTAATAACAAACCCAGAGATACCCTTGTTGCAAAACTGCTGAAAGAACTCAAGTTAGCCCCAACACTCTCCAAATCTAAAGCTGAAAAACCTTCAGATGAGCATAACAGTGATGACAGTGTATGTGATGACTGGTTCTTAGCAGATGTGGAAGATCCTGAAGAAATTGTAGAAAAacccaaggagaaaaaaattgtttcgaAGCCTAGGGTTAATGAAATTAAagacaaatttttgaaaaagataaacagtaagaaatataatgaatatttaaatcaaCGGCAATCACTACCTGTATTTGCATATAAAGAAGACATACTTGCTCAAATTGATCGCAGTAAAGTTGTTGTGATTGCTGGAGAAACTGGTAGTGGAAAAAGCACACAAATTCCCCATTTCCTACTTAAAGATAGAATTTTGTGCGGAGAAACGTGTAATATCATTTGTACTCAACCACGTCGAATCTCTGCTGTGAGTCTTGCAAACAGGGTTTCTCAAGAGCTAGGAGATGACCTGCCTGGTTCACCAGACTCCTTTTGTGGTTATAAAATTCGATTTGAGTCTAAATGCTGTCCTACAACTTGTTTAACTTATTGTACTACAGGTGTTGTGCTGCGTCAGTTACATTCTGATCCTAGTTTTAAAAATGTCACCCACATCTTAGTTGATGAAGTACATGAAAGAACAGTTCAATCAGACTTTCTTTTGATTATTCTGAAAAGACTTCTTGAGTCACGTGATGACATTAAAGTTATATTAATGAGTGCAACTATTGACTGTAACCGCCTCTCTGATTACTTCAACCATTGTCCTATCATTAAAATTCCAGGCCGAACATTCCCTGTTGATATTTTCTATTTAGAAGACATCATAGAAATGAACAATTATGTCTTGGAAGAAGATTCTCCTTATTGCATCCCAGCAGCAATGCTCCGTGATGAGCAGAAAACAAGTGTTGAAATCACTGGCACTGGAGGAACTAAGCAGAAAACAGATCTGTATTGGTCAAAGGAAGATATCATTGATACAAGTGGACTTGACAGAGACAAATATAGCAAACATACCCGACTAACTGTTACGAGAATGAAACCTTACAAAATTAATTTGGATCTAATTCTTCATTTACTTAATTACATAGACGAACATGGGGAAATTACTGATGGTGCCATTCTGATATTTCTTCCAGGATTAGCGAATATACAAGAGCTCTATGAATTGCTCCAAAGTGATCGCAAATTTGCTAATCCCCGACGATTTAAAGTGCTTGCTCTACATTCTGTTTTGTCATCTGAAGACCAAAGCTCTGCATTTCTGTCTCCACCTAAGGGAATTCGAAAAATTGTGCTGTCTACAAACATTGCTGAAACTGGCGTTACTATTCCAGATGTAGTGTATGTAATTGATGCTGGTAAAGTAAAAGAGAATCGATACGTTGAATCAAGTCGAATGAATGCTCTAGAAGAAGTTTTTGTTAGTAAAGCTAGTGCTAAACAACGGTCCGGTCGTGCTGGGCGAGTACGCAATGGCATTTGCTATCGACTTTATACCAAAGATAATTATATGAAACTTCGTGAGTTTACTGTTCCTGAGCTTCTTCGAGTTGCTCTTGAAGAACTCTGTTTACATATCATGAAATGTAACCTAAGCAAACCAGAAGAATTTCTCCAGCTTGCACTCGATCCACCTCAGCTACAATCTGTCTCTAGAGCAATGATGATTCTTGAAGAGGTTGGGGCTTGTGAAGGAGAAGTGTTAACACCACTTGGACATCATTTAGCAGCACTTCCTGTACACGTTTCCATTGGTAAAATGCTTATTTTTGGAGCAATGTTTGGTTGTCTTGAACCTGCAGCAGTCATTGCTGCTGCAGTAAGTGGAAAATCTCCATTTGTAGTTCCACTTGAAAAAAGGTCGGAGGCTAACATGGCTAAGCAGAATTTATCAACAGCTTGCTCTGATCATCTCACTATTTATAATGCTTATTCTCGATGGAAAACTGCCCGCAAAGCTGGGTTTCAAGCAGAAAATGCATTCTGCATGCAGAACTATCTTAAAAGAAAATCTCTTAttgaaattgaaaatgtaaagacagatctTATAAAGCTTATCAAATCTATTGGATTCTTAAGTCAACAAGATGAGAAACTACTGACAAATCCAAATTCTGTTGATGGAGTTCATTTAAATCCAAAATCATGTGCTGTTATTAAAGCAGTCATTCTTGCTGGATTATATCCAAATGTGGCAAAAGTTTGTTCAGAGAAAGATCCAGATGGTACGAGTCGGATATGTGGTGCTGAGACACCTCAAGGCCATGCATTTATCCATCCTAGCTCAGTCAATCGAacattacaggcacaaggctatATGCTATACCAAGAGAAAACCAAGCAGTCACAGGTATATCTTCGAGACTGCACATTGGTCTCTCCATTCCCCTTATTGCTTTTTGGTCACAATGTAGTTGTACAACATATTCAGCAAACTGTAAGCGTTGACAAATGGATTGTATTTAAGTCACGAGCTCGGACTGCTGTCATCTTCAAAGAACTTCGAAACCTATTGAATGAACTTTTAAAGCAAAAATTAGATGACCCCAAAGCTGATTTCTATCAAGATAAATCAATATTGTCAGTTATTGATTTATTACAAGCAGATATTTGCTAAACAATAGTTCCCAGTTGCATACTTTGAATATTtaggaatatttatttataagtatgttttttttttctcataaaatataaaaggaaattttaaatgaGATCTTAAACTGCTTTGTTAAAATAGATTCTTTTGTTATCTCTTCTGATTCGTTACTTAATCATAGAATACAAAAGTAATTTGCTAAAAGAATAAGGTAACCATCTTACAAATTGGAAAATGAACTTATAGTGAACCACATTTGAAAATTGAGTTGTTTCttgatatcttttcttttttttttatttttaattctaattgCTGTTCTGAAGTGATTCCATGGGAGAttatgaaaaattaatgaaatgtatTCAGGTATTATTAATATTCAGAAGTGAAACTAACTTCATTACTTCTTTGGTGTCTGATAAATTAAGGAGCTACAACTTATTAAGGGTCTTGTGCtaagattagaaaaaaagaacCCAATGTTCTCTAGTCAAAATATTTTAGTGAGAGACAGGGTCAggaaatatattagatagattTACAGAGATGAGAGTACATTGTTTCCTTCAGTCAGCAAATACAAAACTTTTCCTAAGTGAAGTATGATTAATCTATTTAAATAGAATGGACCAGCCTATATACGAAAACCAGTACTTTAGAATATATTTGTAGGTGTCTGTGTCTTGTATGTAATTGATAATCTATTATAAAAGTATTGAAGAGAAAACTTAAAAGAACAAACGAATCCTGCCTAATTTCAGCATTGTAAGGATTAAGACATGGTTGTGAGGAAAACTTATCAGATATTTAGCGAaagtattattaaatttttaaaaactattgaCTTGTAAATGGACTATTGTACATTACAAATGAATAAGGAATTTTAAGGCCAATACCATTACATTCTGCTTCACAGCAAGACAAAAGCAGCATCAATGGCAGAGATATTCTAGATTCAAtcactttttttatcatttatattggaGCTTTTTTTAATTGTTAGAAATTCTCCTTatgtctcttttctctttcatcttaaGTTACCAACTCAGACAATTTAGAAATATTCACTGTTACTTGATAACTATTTCTGGTATGACTTCAATGAAAAACTATTGAATAATACTTTCTTGTCTCTCTCATCACTTGTATAAATTCATTAAAGTCTTGTATACAATTCAACTACTAACTGTAGCTGATGTGTGTGgtgttgaaattatataaaagttaattctcattaagatatttattaaaatatatcgcAAATAACTTCATTGACTGTTCTGTTATTTCAAACTCCTTATTAAATTCCATTTTCTACTATTTTGTTTTGggtagggcagtgagctggcaaaatcattagcatgtcaggcaaaatggttagtggcatttcatgtctttacgctctatgttcaaattctgtcaaaatcGATTTTGCCtgccatccttttggggtcaataaaataagtactagtttagtagtgagttgatgtaatcaacttaccccccttccctaaaattgctgggcttgtgccaataTTTCCTTTGGGTTTTAGGGTGGTTGATTGATAGAATCATTAGTGATGAGTAAAATACTTGGCAgattttcttccagctctttacaatcTTGGCTTAAACCCTGCCTggggcaactttgcttttcatccctccagggtcaagAAAATAAACTACCAGTCCAAGTGTTGGGTTTGATGTCATCAACAAATTCCTTCCCCATAAATTGTTACCCccttgcctaaattagaaacaaatattttctgtgggttttatttttaatgctttgAGTCAGGAAACATTTTACTGATAATCAAAACTATTGTATTGTTATGGTGTTTTTAACTCACATGGAAGGGTTGCATTATACACCAGTATCCCTACCATTATGAATATTAAGAAATGCTGCAATGTTATGCAGTCAAATAATTGTGCATCTAGAATAGTCTCCACCTCTGCAATAATAATCTCCAGACAATAGAATTATGTTGAGATTTCCTCTTCTGGCAAGTACTTACTTGATAATTGACCTCCTGTAATTTTCCTTCCTACTGCAAAGTGGACCAGCACTATCtgtgttatatttcatataacatCTAACTTTATATACTATTCAGTGGATGTGAGACAAATATACACTACAttagaattgagatcctaaaacctaGGTACCATGGAAAAGTATTGGTATGggtgctgatgtcatgtaaaaagcacctagtacacaaTAAAATGGTttgcattaagaagggcatccagacttagaaaccaatccaaaacagactatggaacctgatgtGGCCTGTGAgtttaccagttcctgtcaagccagcatagaaaacggatgt
Protein-coding sequences here:
- the LOC106871084 gene encoding 60S ribosomal protein L27; the encoded protein is MKKFMKANKVVLILNGRFAGRKAIIVKNYDEGTQDKGYSHALVAGIDRHPRKVTKRMSKKKLKQRSKIKTFIKVCNYNHLMPTRYSVDVTLDKSHVNKDAFRDPALKRRAKREVKAKLEERYKTGRNRWFFQKLRF
- the LOC106871083 gene encoding ATP-dependent RNA helicase DHX29 — encoded protein: MGKKKQKDQEKVTKSYKFTKSDNIDNSDDSTPKIILNTNMEKKLITMILDWKKSKILVKDVSERMTTKRLTDVYTCLARAGFKHNQIESAMRSTLIYGGDLVDSLDWLCLNIANDDLPSEFSEALKREEIKRRPGFKEEQVDKSQISSGYQVVEKPVQKTSENKDSRLPEGEGGKKDWVKNWIMQYAEEESDSDLEENAAPIDPNIKYKTLSSSLDSTIVLAEQAKKSGNKEKHREYSKKIRQMRLDMDELATHPDFDRKLAGISLLAPTKPEPKPSKVQPPSLTVSNASSGTGTNKALSKDSCNSDVSKSTPVTARPKSSKKASDEDLALDMLENMAIGDAPKPLPEKKKGASHIVSRSFEYTKQQWTGKSPKQFLNDWTRKNLPKSDLAHYERVHVKNFYKCKSSISKKDGSQLTVIPDILCPSVKEAEHVGSTLLLYNLCRGQPIYQLLPPPYRDLWLEWMEAERISKLRAQEINNKPRDTLVAKLLKELKLAPTLSKSKAEKPSDEHNSDDSVCDDWFLADVEDPEEIVEKPKEKKIVSKPRVNEIKDKFLKKINSKKYNEYLNQRQSLPVFAYKEDILAQIDRSKVVVIAGETGSGKSTQIPHFLLKDRILCGETCNIICTQPRRISAVSLANRVSQELGDDLPGSPDSFCGYKIRFESKCCPTTCLTYCTTGVVLRQLHSDPSFKNVTHILVDEVHERTVQSDFLLIILKRLLESRDDIKVILMSATIDCNRLSDYFNHCPIIKIPGRTFPVDIFYLEDIIEMNNYVLEEDSPYCIPAAMLRDEQKTSVEITGTGGTKQKTDLYWSKEDIIDTSGLDRDKYSKHTRLTVTRMKPYKINLDLILHLLNYIDEHGEITDGAILIFLPGLANIQELYELLQSDRKFANPRRFKVLALHSVLSSEDQSSAFLSPPKGIRKIVLSTNIAETGVTIPDVVYVIDAGKVKENRYVESSRMNALEEVFVSKASAKQRSGRAGRVRNGICYRLYTKDNYMKLREFTVPELLRVALEELCLHIMKCNLSKPEEFLQLALDPPQLQSVSRAMMILEEVGACEGEVLTPLGHHLAALPVHVSIGKMLIFGAMFGCLEPAAVIAAAVSGKSPFVVPLEKRSEANMAKQNLSTACSDHLTIYNAYSRWKTARKAGFQAENAFCMQNYLKRKSLIEIENVKTDLIKLIKSIGFLSQQDEKLLTNPNSVDGVHLNPKSCAVIKAVILAGLYPNVAKVCSEKDPDGTSRICGAETPQGHAFIHPSSVNRTLQAQGYMLYQEKTKQSQVYLRDCTLVSPFPLLLFGHNVVVQHIQQTVSVDKWIVFKSRARTAVIFKELRNLLNELLKQKLDDPKADFYQDKSILSVIDLLQADIC